One Urechidicola croceus genomic window, AGGAGTGGAGGTTGATGGTCATAAATATATTGAAAACGCCATATCTTTAGGGGCTAAGGTTATTATTTGCGAAAAAGTTCCTTCTGAAAGATATAAAAAAATAACATATGTACAGGTTGAGGATTCAAATATTGCCTTGGCAATAATAGCATCTAATTTTTATGATAATCCATCTCAAAAATTAAAGTTAATAGGAATAACAGGTACTAATGGTAAAACTACCATAGCTACACTTTTATATAATTTATTTAGTAAAGCAGGTTACAATGTCGGATTGCTATCTACTGTGAAAATAATGGTTGGTGAAACGGAATATGTGGCTACACATACAACCCCCAATTCTGTTTCGATCAATCATTACTTAAATGAAATGGTTGAAAACGAAGTTGATTACTGTTTTATGGAAGTAAGTTCACATGGTATACATCAAAAACGTATAGATGGACTGCATTTTAATGGAGGAATATTTACCAATTTAACACATGATCATCTTGATTATCATAATTCATTTGCAGAATATAGAGATGTGAAAAAATATTTCTTTGATTCTTTGCCAAAAACAGCTTTTGCTTTGGTTAATGTTGATGATAAAAACGGGAGTGTAATGTTGCAAAATACAGTTGCAAAGAAATATTCTTATGGATTGAAATCAATGGCAGATTATAAGGCGAAAATTTTAGAAAATCAATTTTCGGGGCTTTTACTTAATATTAATGGTGTTGAATTATGGGTCAAACTTATTGG contains:
- a CDS encoding UDP-N-acetylmuramoyl-L-alanyl-D-glutamate--2,6-diaminopimelate ligase, with the translated sequence MKILKDILYKVSVNTIYGTTDVSINNIVFDSRKVKENNLFVAQKGVEVDGHKYIENAISLGAKVIICEKVPSERYKKITYVQVEDSNIALAIIASNFYDNPSQKLKLIGITGTNGKTTIATLLYNLFSKAGYNVGLLSTVKIMVGETEYVATHTTPNSVSINHYLNEMVENEVDYCFMEVSSHGIHQKRIDGLHFNGGIFTNLTHDHLDYHNSFAEYRDVKKYFFDSLPKTAFALVNVDDKNGSVMLQNTVAKKYSYGLKSMADYKAKILENQFSGLLLNINGVELWVKLIGSFNAYNLLAIYGAADLLGLDKMETMRIMSELESVSGRFQYFKSNGGITAIVDYAHTPDALKNVLETINDIRTGNEKVITVVGCGGDRDKSKRPKMGHIASVLSTQAIFTSDNPRTENPQSIIEDIEAGVEPQYYRKTLSILDREQAIKTAGKLAEKGDIVLVAGKGHETYQEINGVRTEFDDYQKVQTILKEIQK